cactcgtgagagtgagatccctttattttcattcactcgtgagagtgagatccctttattttcattcactcgtaagagtgagatccctgactTCCAACCTTTTAAACTGCGGAGTGACCCCACACAGGACCGTCAAACTCCGTCTTACAGGCGAGTCCTTTCACTCGTAagagtgagatccctgactTCCAGTCCTTAAAGGACGAGTCTTTTAAGAACCGTGTCAATCTAAAAACCGATTTTAGCCGCAATGTGTTCTTGAGTGTTTATATTCACCTGCTTCGGATGAAAATGCCGGTCAGAGAGAATCCTCCTCGCTCCCTGGGATCGTGGACCTCTTGCTAAAACGCTGGCCAACGGCGAATTCACGTAGTTGgtctttactgtttcactaGAAACAGGCTGACAGACTTTGCAGCGTGGGTTCACGAATCCAGGAAACGACGAGGTCACTCTGttggctcgaaggaccaaataaatgtgaggagtaaatatttaaacaagacattcttcaggcgaaataaagacactcaagacaGTTTAGATGGTAACAACGTGCGCACGCTGGGTGAGCGCTGCTGTCTCAGGCTCACCACCAGCGTATgtggcagttctttatttatagcgtttcagagtatgtgtgtgtgtgtgaagtttatgatctcagagtgtgtgtgtgtgattctgaagaatgggcccctctttgtatttgggagtgtatagataagaacgtcctgctctccccttcctgggagtgaaacggcTCGTAGAGAACCAGGTGCAGAGgaaatatactgggtgaatcatatctgagaacactatgcttttgtctttcatttaagcttcacttcagcgaaacagtaaaaccataaaatacgattaaatggaaagaataaatgggtaaacaactattaacactaaaattaaagataaactttcaataacGTACAAATGGCAGTGGGAATAatacttgaaacatttgaaaatctcttaacagTTGGTAAGTACTGACTAGTTAAACTGACATTAACATTTATCAGTTATATCAGTTTGAGATTTCTTATTTTACCCTGTGCTCCCACATTTCAGttattgaaaaataaaactaatgtgaatcttttattttgtctcaGGTGCAGTTTTTCTTCATGTTGTTCCAAACAGATCACAGTTCTTTGAATATGAGCCAGTAACTTTTTACTGTGAGGGCGTCTCTCATTATAATGTTGTACATAAGTTGAGAGGGAAAATAAAATCATGCAGCTACACTAATGAGAAAACAGCAACAGGATCGTCCTGctctataaaaaatatttatacagAAGACAGTGGAGAGTTCATATGTGAGACTGGAGGAGGGGAGAAAAGCAACATTATCAACATCAGTGTTACTGGTAAGTTTCCATTTAGTAAGCAATATGCTGTCATAATCAAACACATCATTGAATCGATTTATACAAGTTGGTTCTCAGCTGGTTCTGTGATCCTGGAGAGTCCTGCTGttcctgtgatggagggagaagaTGTGACTATGAGCTGCAGAAACAAGACAACTTTCTCGAGCTTCACAGCTGAGTTCTACAAAGATGGACTCCCCATAAGGAACAGCTCCACAGGATACATGACCATCGGCAGAGTTTCAAAGTCTGATG
The sequence above is a segment of the Oreochromis aureus strain Israel breed Guangdong linkage group 3, ZZ_aureus, whole genome shotgun sequence genome. Coding sequences within it:
- the LOC120434686 gene encoding Fc receptor-like B isoform X2 — its product is MEVRALCIKLSAVFLHVVPNRSQFFEYEPVTFYCEGVSHYNVVHKLRGKIKSCSYTNEKTATGSSCSIKNIYTEDSGEFICETGGGEKSNIINISVTAGSVILESPAVPVMEGEDVTMSCRNKTTFSSFTAEFYKDGLPIRNSSTGYMTIGRVSKSDEGLYKCSISGAGESPESWLTVTANHTESETDPSSQPGCHIYLILRTVFTIMMLVLLLLLVGLLHCGKISN
- the LOC120434686 gene encoding Fc receptor-like B isoform X1, with the translated sequence MEVRALCIKLSAVFLHVVPNRSQFFEYEPVTFYCEGVSHYNVVHKLRGKIKSCSYTNEKTATGSSCSIKNIYTEDSGEFICETGGGEKSNIINISVTGKFPFSKQYAVIIKHIIESIYTSWFSAGSVILESPAVPVMEGEDVTMSCRNKTTFSSFTAEFYKDGLPIRNSSTGYMTIGRVSKSDEGLYKCSISGAGESPESWLTVTANHTESETDPSSQPGCHIYLILRTVFTIMMLVLLLLLVGLLHCGKISN